A window of Corallococcus macrosporus DSM 14697 contains these coding sequences:
- the tssJ gene encoding type VI secretion system lipoprotein TssJ, with protein MIIALAGTLGGSAGCVKRVPQACETPPPFQVVVDASEQLNPDARGRSLPTVVQIVQLKDSVRLERAGFKDLWGKPEELLEEDLLQVAEVIIPPGRQVKRWVQRDPKARFVMAMGHFRQPLGYSWRTVAALPVVEEARCVERPAGDQGDPKPGDDVFRYRLQGYQIDLMLRPMTRAPEPRLQPQAGDGVSPRRGV; from the coding sequence GTGATCATCGCGCTCGCGGGTACCCTGGGTGGGAGCGCGGGCTGCGTGAAGCGTGTGCCCCAGGCGTGTGAGACGCCGCCGCCGTTCCAGGTGGTGGTGGATGCGTCGGAGCAGCTCAACCCGGACGCGCGGGGGCGCTCGCTGCCCACGGTGGTGCAGATCGTCCAGCTCAAGGACAGCGTCCGGCTGGAGCGCGCGGGCTTCAAGGATTTGTGGGGCAAGCCGGAGGAACTCCTCGAGGAGGACCTGCTCCAGGTGGCGGAGGTCATCATTCCGCCCGGCCGCCAGGTGAAGCGCTGGGTGCAGCGCGATCCCAAGGCCCGCTTCGTCATGGCCATGGGGCACTTCCGCCAGCCGCTGGGTTACTCGTGGCGGACGGTGGCGGCGCTTCCGGTGGTGGAGGAGGCGCGCTGCGTGGAGCGCCCCGCCGGAGACCAGGGCGACCCCAAGCCGGGGGACGACGTGTTCCGCTACCGGCTGCAAGGCTATCAGATTGACTTGATGCTCCGGCCCATGACGCGGGCGCCGGAGCCTCGGCTCCAACCCCAAGCTGGCGACGGCGT